One segment of Tenrec ecaudatus isolate mTenEca1 chromosome 1, mTenEca1.hap1, whole genome shotgun sequence DNA contains the following:
- the LOC142424111 gene encoding uncharacterized protein LOC142424111, producing the protein MAVMLLCPLQRAAPFSSYSGTLRCYLSWLTLPEDGIDDTIHTCYTHSYYV; encoded by the coding sequence ATGGCTGTGATGCTGCTCTGCCCTCTACAGCGTGCTGCGCCTTTCTCTAGTTACTCGGGAACTCTACGTTGCTACCTTTCCTGGTTAACACTCCCTGAAGACGGTATTGATGATACTATACATACATGTTATACACATTCATATTATGTTTAA